The genome window GACCAAAACAGCTCGGTCTGTTGCGCCGCGTGGAGAATCTCTACACCGGACTGCCTGAGCACCACGTGCGCCTGCAGCGCGAACAAGAACGCCAGCGTGCCGAACTCGATGACCTGCTGGCTCATCCGCCAGCGCCTTTCGAGCAGCGTAGCGAGCTGGAGGCCAAGCAAGCGGAGTTGTCCGCGCTCACGTTGGAGCTGCGGATGGCCGCCGAGACCCCCGAGGCGAAGGCCCGCGCCGAAGCCGCCAACCAGCGGATGAAGATGCGCGGACGCGAACCCGGCTGGAGTCTCACCCTGAACCCCACCCCGGCGCTGGTCGAAGAACTCGGCTATCCCAACGCCGACGCGGTGCGCCGCGCCGTGCGCATCCGCGAACGCATGGCGCTCGAACACCACCAGCGCGAGATCACGCCCCGCAACCAGGATCGCAGCCGCGACGAGGACGACCGCGGACTTGGCCACTAGCGGACATATCGGCACTAATTGCCCATATGGGCACTATGGGGCGGAAACTCGGCCGCCACGTCTGGTCTAGCGTCCCAGGCTGAAAGGCACTGACGGAGAGGAGTTCCGCGTGACCGCACCCCTCGACGAATGGGTGAACCGGTCGGGGATGGTCATCGATGCCATGGCTCACTTCGATCTGCCCGCCCGCCTCGACCTGGACTACTCGCTGCCCTCCCTACGCGCAGTGGTGGCCGCCGCCCGCGAGCGCTTCGCCGATCCCGCCGAAGCGCTCGACACCGACGAGCAGCCCTTCGTCGAGGGACTGGTCGCGTACGTGGGGGAGTGCCTCCTGCGGGTCGGTCGTGGCCAATGGGGCTGGGACGACGCCCCCGGATTCGCCACGCGCGGCCATCCGCCGCTCACCGACGCCGGGCTGCTCGGGCGCCTGTCGAGTCACCGGTGGGTGTTCGACGACGTTGACGTGGCCGGAGTGCCGGTGGTCGACGCCGACCCGGCGCTCGACGTCGCGCCCGCCTCACCGCTGCACCTGCTCCTGGCCGAACTAGGTAATGGGCGGCCGGAAACCATTGCCGCGGAATACGAACGGTGGCAACGCGCGGCCAGCACGCACGCCGCCGGCCACCCGGCATGGACCGAGCCGTCCGCACCGGTCCTGACCGCGGGGTTCCCCCGGCTTCCCCGCTCACCCGAACTCGACGCATGGCTCGAACAGCGCCGCCACGCCTTCCCCCGATGGGCCCAGACCTACGGCGACGGTTGGGATTTCACGGCCGACACCATCGATGCCCTTGCCGATCTGGTGTTCCGCGTGACACCGACCGTCGAGGCCCTACTGGACCCGGCCAACGCCGATTTCGCCGAAGGCGCCGGCTGGTATCTGGGGGAGGCGCTGCGCCGGGCCTATCCGTCGCGGTGGGCATTTCGGGCATACCTCCGCGAGCCGGGTGACCCGCTGGCTGTGTGCTTCACCGTTCAAACCGCCGACGACCGCGACGTCACCGGACCCTTGATCCGGTTGAAGCTGGCACTCAAACGCCGCGACCCAGCACGGCTGCGGACCGGATACGACGCGTGGGCCGCCGGCTAACGGGCGAGGGCGAGCCGCCAAAGCGCCTAGAGGATGCTCGGCGGGATCGCGGGCCCGCGCCCGGACCCGCCGCGGCGCCGCCGGGATCGATCGGCTCGATGGCCTCACTGCCGTCGCGGAAGTCATGCAGCCAGTCCCAGTACGGATCAGACGAGGCCTCGAACTGCTGACCGACGGTCTGAAAGCCCGACACAAGTCGTGCCGATTTCTCCTGCGCGTTGCTCGCGACCTGCTTGGCCTCAGATGCCTTGCGGTCTAGGAACTCCGCGAGCTGCTCGCGACCGGCGGCGGTGCCCAGGGACGGTTGCATGGCGGCGACGCCCTGCTGAATCTCCTGTTGGATGCGCTGCAGCTGCGTCTTGGTCTGCGCATCGGCGGTGTGCGCGTCGATGATGTGCTGCGCCAACCCCTGGTCGGCTTCGTTGAGCGCGTCGTGGGTCTTGCGCAGCTTGGCATCAGCGGCCTCGGCCTGATCGGCGCCCTTGCCGTCCCAGCCTGCCGGCCGGACCGATCCTGGCGGCAACGGGCGGTGATCAGGCACCCACACCCCGGACCCATCCGGGGACTCGGTGTAGCGCGGGCCCATCGGGTACTGCGGCGGTCCGAGTTCACCCGGCTTCTTGAGGATTACGCCGCCGTCGTCGTGAATACCGTCGAGAGTGGAGCGCGGCATTCCCGACGACGTGGGCATCTGCTGCTCGGGGATGTAAGGCGGGTACTGCGGCACCTGCGGAGCAACACCATCAGGGCCGGGGATCTGAGGCTGGTACGTCGGGGCCGGATATGGCGGCAATGTGGGGTCCGGCGTCGGCGAGTCCAACGGCGGGTTGAAACCGCCCAACCCGCCGATGCCCGTCATCAAGTCGTTGACCTGCTGTTGCCAGAACCCCACGACAACGACGATAAAGGCACAGCTCGCACCCTCGCCACCAGGTGCGCCCACTATCGCGCCAAGAAAGCGCATAATCGCACATGTGTTCGATAACTGGCAGCTCTCCTCGCAGTATCCGACGCTGTTCGCGGTGTCGCGGCCAGTCTGGGTGAACACGGCCCGCCCCCTGCCGCCGAGCGGTGCACGGATGGACGAGGTACCGCTGTTCGTCCGTAGTGAGGGCCTACTGGTCGAGCCGCGCATGCCCGGTCACCTCATCGCCTGGCTGAGACGCAGTGACGGGAGCTGGATCGCCGTCGTCGAGGTGGAGCTGTTCAGCGCGAACCGGCGCTCACGCACCACCGCCACGTTGTGGCTTCCCGCCGGCGACGTCAGCCCTGACGATGAGCAGTCCGCGTAGCCAGCCGTCCTCGGCGTCGGCTCACGGCGCGTCGAGAAGGTCTGCCAGCGCATTGTCGCCGCGGGCGCGCAATACCGCCCCGACGTCCTGGGGTGGACACGACAACGCCGTCGTAAGGGCTGCTGACGGCGCGCGCACCGGATGTCCGACCAGCTTGGGTAACTGGACTGCGGCGGACTCGTCGGCGCCTATCCGGGCGGCCTCTAGCTTCGAGTCGTCGAGCTTGAACACCAGAACCAGCGTGTCACCCGCCGTGGCCCCGGTGGCCTGAGCGTGAGCGCGTAGGGAGCCGATGGCGGCACCGCCGGTCGACGCCAGCTTCCAGTACACCGTGACCGGGCCCTGCGAACTGGTGAACGTCCGTTGTTCGCCGGGGCGGACGCCGACCGCATCGGCGACCGCACTGTGGAGAACCTGGCCCGATCCGCGCAGGACCTCCGCGGTGACCAGGTGCGCGACGCGAATCTCGTCGGGCCCGTTGCGGAAGACGCCGCGGATGGTGTTGAGCGGCGGCAATGCCGGCCACGCGTCGGCCTTGGTGCGCCGCCGAACCACACCCTTCCCCTGGACGAACGCCAGAGTGCCGAGGTAGGTGCGGATCGAGGACTCGCTGATATCGGGATACCGCGCCCGGAGGTCATTGAACACTGTTGCCACGGCGGCTTTTCCGCCGGACGCGTCGATGCATTCGCCGATCGCATGGGCGATGTTGACGTACTCAACGACGCCCCACCGTCGTAGTCCCCACGTGGTTCGGCTGGTGCGTATGAACCGCTCCTTCTGTGAGAGGACGGCCTTGATCCGATCCACGCTGACGCCGCTGGAATCGCACCGTTCGATCACGGCGTGAAGGGCCTCGGCGGTGGCCGGGGCGCCCAGCAGATGAAGCGCGGCTTCGACCATATGGAGGGTGGTATCACCCGCCCACCGCACCCACGCGTCGCCGAACCGGCGAAGCGTCAGCTTGGTTTCCAAGAAAGTCAACGCCACTCCGGTCGACAGCCCCCGGCTCGTCAGCGCGTCGAGCAAGGCGTCGGTGGTGGGTGCGCCCTGGCCGTCGAACACCGCCTCCACCGCGGCCAGCACTTGTGCGTGAGACCCACCAGCGTCCATCCACCCGCCGCGGCTGACGTAAGGGCCGGCGATGTCTA of Mycolicibacterium madagascariense contains these proteins:
- a CDS encoding DUF4226 domain-containing protein — its product is MFTQTGRDTANSVGYCEESCQLSNTCAIMRFLGAIVGAPGGEGASCAFIVVVVGFWQQQVNDLMTGIGGLGGFNPPLDSPTPDPTLPPYPAPTYQPQIPGPDGVAPQVPQYPPYIPEQQMPTSSGMPRSTLDGIHDDGGVILKKPGELGPPQYPMGPRYTESPDGSGVWVPDHRPLPPGSVRPAGWDGKGADQAEAADAKLRKTHDALNEADQGLAQHIIDAHTADAQTKTQLQRIQQEIQQGVAAMQPSLGTAAGREQLAEFLDRKASEAKQVASNAQEKSARLVSGFQTVGQQFEASSDPYWDWLHDFRDGSEAIEPIDPGGAAAGPGAGPRSRRASSRRFGGSPSPVSRRPTRRIRSAAVLGRGV